The Geminocystis sp. M7585_C2015_104 genome has a window encoding:
- a CDS encoding UDP-N-acetylmuramoyl-L-alanine--D-glutamate ligase gives MSKVFVIGLGKSGLAAARLLHKKNYQVTVYDSSQSPSLLSQKENLEKEKITVKLGSLPSLEENIPDLIVVSPGVPWDIPILEKARALGIKTIGEMELAWQYLKDYPWIGITGTNGKTTTTALVEAILKAGGFKTKACGNIGYAACDLALEAITNPLDWVVAEISSYQIESSFELSPKIGIWTTFTPDHLERHKTIENYHRIKATLLERSHLKILNADDAHLYNFGLNLQWKNVHWTSIRGKEYLLGDLEKGVYLEDSWIVAFRELIAPVSIFKMVGRHNQQNLLMAIAAARLAGVDKQAIVDAISTFKGVPHRLELVRTINGVDYINDSKATNYDAALVGLDAVEAPVILIAGGLAKKGDDTGWIAKIKEKCAFVLLIGDAAPSLAQRLSQAGFSSHEIVENMAKAVPRSREMAEKFNARVVLLSPACASFDQYSSFEERGDDFRQLCYSL, from the coding sequence ATGAGTAAAGTTTTTGTTATAGGTTTAGGAAAATCAGGATTAGCCGCCGCCAGACTCCTACACAAAAAAAATTATCAGGTAACTGTTTACGATAGTAGCCAATCCCCCTCCCTCTTAAGCCAAAAGGAAAACCTAGAGAAGGAAAAAATCACTGTCAAACTGGGAAGTTTACCCTCCCTGGAAGAGAATATACCAGACTTAATTGTAGTTAGCCCAGGAGTGCCTTGGGACATACCCATACTGGAAAAGGCACGCGCCCTAGGCATTAAAACCATAGGGGAAATGGAGTTGGCATGGCAGTATCTCAAAGACTACCCCTGGATTGGCATAACTGGCACTAACGGCAAAACTACCACTACTGCCCTGGTAGAGGCTATCTTGAAAGCTGGGGGATTCAAAACCAAAGCCTGCGGAAATATTGGCTATGCCGCCTGTGATTTAGCCCTAGAAGCAATCACCAACCCCCTAGACTGGGTGGTAGCGGAAATCAGTAGCTATCAGATAGAATCCTCCTTTGAATTATCACCCAAAATCGGCATCTGGACTACCTTCACCCCTGACCATCTAGAAAGACACAAAACCATTGAAAACTATCATCGCATAAAAGCAACTCTCCTGGAACGCTCACACTTAAAAATCCTTAACGCTGACGACGCCCATCTCTACAACTTCGGCTTGAATCTACAGTGGAAAAATGTACACTGGACTAGTATAAGAGGCAAAGAATACCTGTTAGGAGATTTGGAAAAGGGTGTTTATCTGGAAGACTCCTGGATTGTCGCCTTCAGAGAATTAATTGCCCCCGTTTCCATCTTTAAAATGGTAGGCAGACACAATCAACAAAATCTCCTCATGGCAATAGCCGCCGCTAGACTGGCTGGTGTAGATAAACAGGCTATTGTAGATGCCATCTCCACCTTTAAAGGAGTTCCCCATAGGCTAGAATTGGTTAGGACTATTAATGGGGTGGATTATATTAACGACAGCAAAGCTACTAACTACGATGCCGCCTTGGTGGGATTGGATGCCGTTGAGGCACCTGTCATTCTCATTGCCGGCGGGTTGGCCAAAAAAGGGGATGACACCGGATGGATAGCCAAAATCAAGGAAAAATGCGCCTTTGTCCTACTCATAGGCGACGCCGCCCCCTCCCTTGCCCAGCGCCTCAGTCAGGCTGGCTTCAGTAGTCACGAAATTGTAGAAAATATGGCTAAGGCTGTGCCCCGTAGCAGGGAAATGGCAGAAAAATTCAATGCTAGAGTGGTCCTCCTTTCCCCCGCCTGTGCCAGTTTCGACCAGTATAGCAGTTTTGAAGAAAGGGGTGACGATTTCCGTCAGTTGTGTTATAGTCTATAG
- the psbU gene encoding photosystem II complex extrinsic protein PsbU has protein sequence MKMWRRVVWMVGVVFFLVTSVAVSPAKAVDVTTVMETTPRVLAAETTRRNEADEVLRKIGQKIDLNNSDVRDFRQLRGFYPKLASIIIQNAPYEKVEDVLNIPGLTEAQKQRLQANLDNFVVTPPSPVFNEGDERYNPGVY, from the coding sequence GGTTGTTTTTTTCCTGGTGACTTCAGTGGCGGTGTCTCCGGCTAAGGCTGTAGATGTAACCACTGTCATGGAAACCACCCCTCGGGTTTTGGCAGCGGAGACTACTCGTCGCAATGAGGCAGATGAAGTTTTGAGAAAGATAGGTCAAAAAATCGACCTCAACAACAGTGACGTGCGTGACTTTCGCCAGTTGAGAGGCTTTTATCCCAAACTAGCTAGTATAATAATCCAAAATGCCCCCTATGAGAAGGTAGAGGATGTACTAAACATCCCTGGCTTAACCGAAGCGCAAAAACAAAGACTACAAGCCAACTTGGACAACTTTGTAGTCACCCCTCCCTCCCCCGTATTCAATGAAGGGGATGAGCGTTACAATCCCGGTGTTTACTAG
- a CDS encoding RDD family protein: protein MYPQEVKYRRAPNLERRFYAFLIDYITVWLFSSLVRNIFLEFIVFVFLWFILRVIVVSVNKGQSLGRWAMDLKIMDARFQRIPPAHILAKREAIIAFISFLAMVGLKINFHDFLLMLLLLVPVILDGIGVLIDEEGKRAFHDRFCDTIVVPTQRGISLDLKIKKLWRQAKQNWLSRETNRR, encoded by the coding sequence ATGTACCCCCAAGAAGTCAAATACCGTCGTGCCCCCAATCTGGAGCGTCGATTCTATGCCTTTCTCATCGATTATATCACTGTTTGGCTGTTCTCCTCCCTGGTGAGAAATATTTTTTTGGAATTTATTGTCTTTGTTTTTCTTTGGTTTATCCTCAGGGTGATTGTAGTTTCCGTCAACAAAGGGCAAAGTTTAGGGCGGTGGGCAATGGACTTGAAAATCATGGATGCTCGTTTTCAGAGGATTCCGCCGGCACACATTCTAGCAAAAAGGGAGGCCATTATTGCCTTTATTTCCTTCCTGGCGATGGTTGGTTTGAAAATCAATTTCCATGACTTCCTTTTAATGCTTCTGTTACTGGTGCCGGTTATCCTGGACGGTATTGGTGTTTTAATAGATGAGGAGGGGAAGCGCGCTTTTCATGACCGTTTTTGTGATACCATTGTTGTTCCTACTCAACGGGGAATCTCTTTGGATTTAAAAATCAAAAAACTCTGGCGTCAGGCAAAACAAAATTGGCTCTCTAGGGAAACAAATAGGAGATAA